The DNA window GTAAAAGTTTAAGGTCAAATGGGTCAGCAAACGGTTTTTCTCCGCTCTGGATATTGCTCAATTCATAGAAAATTACAGCTGCCGAATGAGAAATGTTCATTATTGGATATTCTTCATTTGCAGGTATATGAACTATCATATCACACAATCTAAGTTCATCGTTTGTAAAACCGTTATCCTCACGACCGAACAGAATAGCCACTTTTCCGTCCATACCTTCCAATCTGTTTTTTAATTCTTTTGGTGTATAAGAAGGGTTACGTATATGTTCATCATCCTTTGAAGATGTCATACCCGTGGTTCCAACCACCAGACTGGCATCTTTGACTGCCTCTTTAAAAGTATTGGTTACTTTTGCATTTTCAAGAA is part of the Methanohalobium evestigatum Z-7303 genome and encodes:
- a CDS encoding RNA methyltransferase; its protein translation is MVLQIKIVLVEPLYQGNVGSIARVMKNFGLCELVLVNPCKLKGEARAMSSHARDILENAKVTNTFKEAVKDASLVVGTTGMTSSKDDEHIRNPSYTPKELKNRLEGMDGKVAILFGREDNGFTNDELRLCDMIVHIPANEEYPIMNISHSAAVIFYELSNIQSGEKPFADPFDLKLLHNHLNELLKQLEYPSHKKDKTLLMFRRVFGRAQLTNREVQTLRGVLRIIQRRIKN